In Bacteroides coprosuis DSM 18011, the following are encoded in one genomic region:
- a CDS encoding hypothetical protein (KEGG: bth:BT_4598 hypothetical protein~SPTR: Putative uncharacterized protein;~IMG reference gene:2504106753): MEKDIKFEETVFLVDTAYLNFMLVNFKGFLENQVKRELPKIQVADLLAYLALDAHIEEGEKNIQVVLISDDQTKKLENAEPSDLKKELDGVAFDSSLGEFLFSSVTTEGLVSREELYLDILDIALTSKAVKNLILLSFDDEYGDKVLNKIDNKDIEKSITQFRVREPEKEVSFKWDMLVYPMMMAFGIDSDEIQ, encoded by the coding sequence ATGGAAAAAGATATAAAATTTGAAGAAACTGTTTTTTTAGTAGATACGGCTTATTTAAACTTTATGCTAGTAAACTTTAAGGGCTTTTTGGAAAATCAAGTAAAAAGAGAGTTGCCCAAAATTCAGGTAGCAGATTTATTGGCCTATTTAGCTTTAGATGCTCATATAGAAGAAGGTGAGAAAAACATTCAAGTAGTCCTTATCTCTGATGACCAAACTAAAAAACTAGAAAACGCCGAACCTTCCGATTTAAAAAAAGAACTTGATGGTGTGGCTTTTGATAGTTCATTGGGAGAGTTTCTTTTCTCTTCAGTAACTACCGAGGGGCTTGTTTCCCGTGAAGAATTGTATCTTGATATTTTAGATATTGCTCTAACATCGAAAGCAGTTAAAAATTTAATCCTTCTCTCTTTTGATGATGAATATGGAGATAAAGTATTAAATAAGATTGATAATAAAGATATTGAAAAGAGTATTACTCAGTTTAGAGTGCGAGAACCTGAAAAAGAAGTATCATTTAAATGGGATATGTTGGTTTACCCTATGATGATGGCTTTTGGTATTGATTCAGATGAAATTCAATAA
- a CDS encoding Uncharacterized protein family UPF0324 (COGs: COG2855 membrane protein~InterPro IPR018383~KEGG: bfs:BF1175 putative transmembrane protein~PFAM: Uncharacterised protein family UPF0324, prokaryote~SPTR: Putative uncharacterized protein;~IMG reference gene:2504106755~PFAM: Conserved hypothetical protein 698~TIGRFAM: conserved hypothetical integral membrane protein): MANSNQSLSKYSGRIYQVILGTLLVFILLGFIPGLEYLSSWLTPPVALFIGLAYALLFGQPYAKFNSKVSKKLLHYSIIGLGFGMNLHESIASGKDGMMFTIVSVAGTLIIGMLIGYRFLKIDKNTSYLISSGTAICGGSAIAAVGGVIDAKDEQMSVSLGTVFILNAVALFAFPVIGHYLGLDQHQFGTWAAIAIHDTSSVVGAGEAYGEEALKIATTIKLTRALWIVPVAIITSFIFKSKGKKVSVPMFIVLFVVAMLINTYFLGDFPQIGSTLNVIARKALTITLFFIGASLSRQVLRNVGLRPMIQGISLWIFISVISLVYILMF; the protein is encoded by the coding sequence ATGGCAAATTCAAATCAATCACTCAGTAAGTATAGTGGTCGTATCTATCAAGTAATATTAGGTACGCTATTGGTCTTTATTTTATTAGGTTTTATTCCAGGTTTAGAGTATTTATCTTCATGGCTTACTCCTCCAGTAGCTTTATTTATAGGTTTGGCTTATGCACTTCTCTTTGGTCAACCTTATGCAAAGTTTAATTCTAAAGTTTCAAAAAAACTTCTTCACTATTCTATCATAGGATTAGGATTTGGTATGAATCTTCATGAATCTATAGCCTCTGGCAAGGATGGTATGATGTTTACTATTGTATCAGTGGCTGGAACATTGATCATTGGTATGTTGATTGGTTATCGTTTTTTGAAAATTGATAAGAATACCTCTTATTTAATCAGCTCAGGAACTGCTATATGTGGTGGTAGTGCTATTGCAGCAGTAGGTGGAGTAATTGATGCAAAAGATGAACAGATGTCTGTTTCATTAGGGACAGTATTTATTCTTAATGCTGTTGCTTTGTTTGCCTTCCCTGTGATAGGACATTACTTAGGCTTAGACCAACATCAGTTTGGAACATGGGCTGCTATCGCTATTCACGATACAAGTTCTGTAGTAGGTGCTGGAGAAGCTTATGGAGAAGAAGCCCTAAAAATTGCAACTACAATTAAACTAACTCGTGCCCTATGGATAGTGCCTGTAGCAATAATCACAAGTTTTATCTTTAAGAGTAAAGGTAAAAAAGTATCAGTACCTATGTTTATTGTGCTTTTCGTTGTTGCAATGCTTATCAATACTTATTTCTTAGGAGATTTTCCTCAGATAGGTAGCACACTAAATGTAATTGCACGTAAGGCATTAACCATTACTCTATTCTTTATTGGAGCTTCACTCTCTCGTCAAGTTTTACGTAATGTGGGTTTACGTCCTATGATTCAAGGTATCTCTTTATGGATTTTTATCAGTGTGATATCTTTGGTTTATATCTTGATGTTTTAA
- a CDS encoding acyltransferase 3 (COGs: COG1835 acyltransferase~InterPro IPR002656~KEGG: dfe:Dfer_1632 acyltransferase 3~PFAM: Acyltransferase 3~SPTR: Putative uncharacterized protein;~IMG reference gene:2504106757~PFAM: Acyltransferase family) — protein sequence MANTKISAAAFADTKPHYNILNGYRGVAAITVVCFHLFEAFATSHLDQKINHGYLAVDFFFLLSGFVIGYAYDDRWKTMTVKNFLKRRLIRLHPMVIMGALIGAILFYTQGCSVWDVSKVPLSMLLISTVFNLFLIPSTPGFEIRGVGEMYPLNGPSWTLFFEYIGNILYVFFIRKLPTIALSLLVVLTGLGLASFAIWGPLGDLCVGYALTEENIIGGSLRLLFSFSAGLLLSRVFKPFKVRGAFWIGSIVIVVLSFIPRIGGAEHLWMNGLYDSFCVLIVFPILICLGASGKTTDKTSTRICKFLGDISYPLYIVHYPFIYLYFAWVKNENLTFVESLPGAVALVLGSIFLAYICLKFYDKPVRKALTKYFKD from the coding sequence ATGGCAAACACAAAAATTTCTGCAGCTGCCTTTGCAGATACTAAACCACACTACAATATCCTTAATGGTTACCGTGGAGTAGCGGCAATAACTGTAGTCTGTTTTCACTTATTTGAAGCTTTCGCTACAAGCCACCTAGATCAAAAGATAAATCATGGCTATTTAGCTGTTGATTTCTTCTTCCTTTTATCTGGTTTTGTAATTGGTTATGCCTATGATGACAGATGGAAAACGATGACGGTAAAAAATTTCTTAAAGCGTAGGCTTATTCGCTTACACCCTATGGTTATTATGGGTGCTCTTATTGGAGCAATACTCTTTTATACACAAGGATGTTCTGTGTGGGATGTTTCCAAAGTTCCTCTTTCGATGCTTTTGATCTCTACGGTTTTTAACTTGTTTTTAATACCTTCAACTCCAGGTTTTGAAATTAGAGGAGTAGGAGAGATGTATCCTTTAAATGGACCATCGTGGACTTTGTTTTTTGAGTACATTGGAAATATTTTATATGTATTCTTTATTCGGAAATTACCTACCATAGCTCTTTCTCTTTTGGTTGTTTTGACAGGCTTAGGCTTGGCTTCCTTTGCTATTTGGGGGCCATTAGGCGATTTATGTGTGGGCTATGCTCTAACAGAAGAGAATATCATAGGAGGATCTTTACGTTTGTTGTTCTCTTTCTCTGCAGGATTACTTTTATCGCGCGTGTTCAAACCATTTAAAGTGCGTGGAGCGTTTTGGATAGGTAGTATCGTTATCGTTGTTTTATCATTTATACCTAGAATAGGAGGGGCAGAGCATCTTTGGATGAATGGACTCTATGATTCATTTTGTGTCCTTATTGTATTTCCTATATTGATTTGCTTAGGAGCATCTGGCAAAACAACAGATAAAACATCTACACGTATATGTAAATTTTTAGGTGATATATCTTACCCTTTGTATATCGTACATTATCCTTTCATATACTTATATTTTGCATGGGTTAAAAATGAGAATCTTACTTTTGTGGAGTCTTTACCTGGTGCAGTAGCTTTGGTTCTAGGTTCTATATTCTTAGCTTATATCTGCTTGAAGTTTTATGATAAGCCAGTAAGAAAGGCATTGACCAAGTATTTTAAAGATTAG
- a CDS encoding sodium/hydrogen exchanger (COGs: COG4651 Kef-type K+ transport system predicted NAD-binding component~InterPro IPR006153:IPR006037~KEGG: pdi:BDI_0523 putative Na+/H+ antiporter~PFAM: Cation/H+ exchanger; Regulator of K+ conductance, C-terminal~SPTR: TrkA-C domain protein;~IMG reference gene:2504106756~PFAM: TrkA-C domain; Sodium/hydrogen exchanger family) — MTHLPPIISDLAFMLIVAGIVTIIFKWLKQPVVLGYIIAGFITGPHIDFFPTVIDNESITIWGEIGVIFLLFGMGLEFSFKKLIKNSKTGFITLMMIVLGLGVSGYFLGTLMGWSHWDSIILGCMLCLSSTTIIVKGFEEPQYKGKRFTEVVFGILIFDDLFAILVMVFLGTIAVSSQQIEGTEILLSLGKLVFFMVVWVVGGIFIVPSFLKKMKHWLNDETLLIVSLGLCLGMVVFATKVELSSALGAFIMGSILAETIALENIERVTKPIKDFFGAIFFVSVGMLMDPAIVLENYKSIIFITLLVLFGKIVFTTWGARLSGESMFTSIQCGFSMAQVGEFAFIVAGTAIMYGLADNFIYPIIIAVSVITTFTTPYLMAASPTAYHFMMKSIPQSWQEKIIAKDEKLASTKPTSLWGSLLKSYVFSIVIFVSLGLAVILLSSSFLQPLLIEHIGTLWGNIACLLITLIVISPMLKGLVYRGGEQPFLILELWKQSVKYRLILSMLIVLRYVIAFGFIYSIFDLFLDIPIWVSGIAAIALLILLFRSKYLLKLYWNMEYHFVINFNERIINEKRKFSKRENGVTSFDLNNESWIEQNLYVGRFKIDKNSEYENKKLKDTDFRSRYGLIIIEVDKNDEESYFPNGDFILMEGEFITVVGNIMQIKKLSSDKNQISLDKKSLQTIHQFAKKQGEDPNSQIKCVSIIIDKESGLYEKSLLQSEIGKRGKSFIVGIERNNSYEINPLASTVFKEDDIIWIVGGKNSIYEILKENFYF; from the coding sequence ATGACTCACCTACCACCTATTATTAGTGACTTGGCATTTATGCTAATTGTTGCAGGTATCGTTACTATTATCTTCAAATGGCTAAAACAACCCGTCGTCTTGGGCTATATTATAGCAGGGTTTATTACAGGGCCTCATATAGATTTTTTCCCAACAGTAATAGATAACGAAAGCATAACTATCTGGGGTGAAATAGGAGTTATATTCCTCTTATTTGGAATGGGACTCGAATTCAGCTTCAAAAAGCTGATTAAAAACAGTAAGACAGGATTTATAACGCTAATGATGATTGTCCTCGGACTAGGTGTATCGGGGTATTTCTTAGGAACTCTCATGGGGTGGAGTCACTGGGATAGCATCATTTTGGGCTGTATGCTCTGTTTATCCTCTACTACAATCATAGTGAAAGGTTTTGAAGAGCCTCAATACAAAGGAAAGCGTTTCACAGAAGTGGTCTTTGGAATTTTAATTTTTGATGACCTATTTGCCATTCTAGTTATGGTGTTTTTAGGGACAATAGCAGTAAGTAGTCAGCAAATTGAAGGAACAGAAATACTTTTAAGTTTAGGAAAGCTAGTATTCTTTATGGTAGTATGGGTTGTTGGCGGTATTTTTATAGTACCTTCTTTCCTCAAGAAAATGAAACATTGGTTGAACGATGAAACCCTATTAATCGTATCATTAGGCTTGTGTTTAGGAATGGTGGTATTTGCTACAAAAGTTGAATTATCGTCTGCCCTAGGTGCTTTTATTATGGGTTCGATATTAGCAGAAACTATCGCTTTAGAAAACATAGAAAGGGTAACAAAGCCTATAAAAGATTTCTTTGGGGCTATATTCTTTGTATCTGTAGGTATGTTAATGGACCCTGCTATTGTTTTAGAAAACTATAAGAGCATCATCTTCATTACTCTCTTAGTTCTATTTGGTAAGATTGTTTTCACTACATGGGGAGCTAGGTTATCTGGGGAATCGATGTTTACTTCCATCCAGTGTGGATTTAGCATGGCACAAGTAGGTGAGTTTGCTTTCATTGTAGCAGGTACAGCTATTATGTATGGCTTGGCTGATAATTTTATCTACCCAATTATTATTGCCGTATCTGTTATTACAACCTTCACTACGCCCTATTTAATGGCTGCTAGTCCTACTGCTTATCACTTCATGATGAAAAGTATACCGCAGTCTTGGCAAGAAAAGATTATAGCCAAAGATGAAAAACTGGCCTCAACTAAACCCACCTCGTTATGGGGTTCTTTATTAAAGAGCTACGTATTTAGTATAGTGATCTTTGTTTCGTTAGGACTGGCTGTCATACTCTTATCTTCAAGTTTTTTACAACCTCTATTAATAGAACATATTGGGACATTATGGGGCAATATTGCGTGTTTACTCATAACATTAATAGTGATATCTCCTATGCTCAAAGGATTAGTTTATAGAGGAGGAGAACAGCCCTTCTTAATACTCGAACTCTGGAAACAAAGTGTAAAGTACAGATTGATTCTCTCTATGCTCATTGTACTTAGATATGTTATAGCCTTTGGTTTTATCTATTCTATTTTTGATCTGTTTTTGGACATACCAATATGGGTATCAGGTATTGCTGCTATAGCATTACTGATTCTTTTATTCCGTTCTAAATACCTTTTAAAACTATATTGGAATATGGAATACCACTTTGTTATCAATTTCAACGAAAGAATTATTAATGAAAAACGAAAGTTCTCTAAGAGGGAAAATGGGGTAACTTCTTTTGACTTAAATAATGAAAGCTGGATTGAGCAAAACCTATATGTAGGTAGATTTAAAATCGACAAAAACTCGGAATACGAAAATAAAAAACTAAAAGATACCGACTTCAGGTCTAGATATGGTCTGATTATTATAGAGGTAGATAAGAATGATGAAGAGTCTTATTTTCCAAATGGAGACTTCATCTTAATGGAAGGAGAGTTTATTACAGTTGTTGGAAATATCATGCAAATCAAAAAACTTTCGTCAGACAAGAATCAAATCTCTCTGGATAAAAAATCACTCCAAACGATTCATCAATTTGCTAAGAAACAAGGTGAAGACCCTAACTCACAAATCAAATGTGTTTCTATTATTATTGATAAAGAATCTGGACTCTATGAAAAAAGCTTATTGCAATCTGAAATAGGAAAAAGAGGGAAAAGTTTTATTGTGGGAATTGAAAGAAACAATAGCTACGAGATTAATCCACTGGCATCTACCGTTTTCAAAGAAGATGATATTATCTGGATTGTGGGTGGTAAAAATAGCATCTATGAAATTTTAAAAGAAAACTTTTATTTTTAA
- a CDS encoding transcriptional regulator, LysR family (COGs: COG0583 Transcriptional regulator~InterPro IPR000847:IPR005119~KEGG: bfs:BF1174 putative transcriptional regulator~PFAM: LysR, substrate-binding; HTH transcriptional regulator, LysR~SPTR: Putative uncharacterized protein;~IMG reference gene:2504106754~PFAM: Bacterial regulatory helix-turn-helix protein, lysR family; LysR substrate binding domain) — protein MTDFRLKVFLSVANHLSFTKASQELFISQPAISKHIQELESDFETRLFERRGNSIALTASGELLIKHAEELMEQYQHLEYAMHLLHGDYVGELKLGASTTIAQYVLPPILARFIELHPKVKLSLISGNTREIEEAVETHRIDLGLIEGIYRRTNLKYTPFLEDQLITIARKESALNIPNSISINDLNQYPLILREQGSGTLDVIQRAFTEKGIKLKNLKVPLYLGSTESIKLFIQHSDALGIVSTRAVKSDITVGRFREIEIQDIEMNREFSFVSLQGEIVGLPAVFISFASQYKKKL, from the coding sequence ATGACAGACTTCAGGTTAAAAGTTTTTTTATCGGTAGCCAATCATCTTAGTTTTACAAAAGCTTCACAAGAACTGTTTATCAGTCAGCCCGCTATATCCAAGCATATTCAAGAGTTAGAGAGTGATTTTGAAACTCGTTTATTTGAAAGAAGAGGAAATAGTATTGCTTTAACAGCCTCTGGTGAACTTTTAATAAAGCATGCTGAGGAGCTTATGGAGCAATATCAGCATCTTGAATATGCGATGCACTTGCTTCATGGTGACTACGTTGGTGAGCTTAAACTAGGGGCAAGTACCACTATTGCACAATACGTGTTGCCTCCTATTTTAGCCCGATTTATAGAGCTTCATCCTAAAGTGAAACTGTCTTTAATCTCAGGAAATACCAGAGAGATAGAAGAGGCTGTTGAAACTCACCGTATTGATTTAGGTCTAATAGAGGGAATATATCGAAGAACGAATTTAAAATATACCCCCTTTTTAGAAGATCAGCTAATTACTATTGCCCGCAAAGAATCTGCATTGAATATTCCCAATTCAATATCTATAAATGATTTAAATCAGTATCCTTTAATATTGAGAGAACAAGGCTCTGGCACACTAGATGTTATTCAACGAGCTTTTACTGAAAAGGGAATTAAACTCAAAAATTTAAAAGTACCCCTGTATTTGGGGAGTACAGAGAGTATTAAGCTTTTTATTCAACACTCTGATGCACTCGGTATTGTTTCAACAAGAGCTGTAAAGTCTGATATCACAGTAGGGCGATTTAGAGAAATTGAAATCCAAGATATTGAGATGAATAGAGAGTTTAGCTTTGTATCCCTTCAAGGAGAAATAGTGGGGTTACCTGCTGTATTTATAAGCTTTGCTTCTCAGTATAAGAAAAAGTTATAG
- a CDS encoding formate/nitrite transporter (COGs: COG2116 Formate/nitrite family of transporter~InterPro IPR000292~KEGG: dat:HRM2_48440 FdhC~PFAM: Formate/nitrite transporter~SPTR: FdhC;~IMG reference gene:2504106758~PFAM: Formate/nitrite transporter~TIGRFAM: formate/nitrite transporter), whose amino-acid sequence MENYYQPRETTLNFGASALVKVNKPLLKFCIFSILGGAFIAFGGLLSVMVSGGMTGVGVDNPGLVKFMAGALFPIGLIMVSISGAYLFTSDCAAFTIAGLKKEVSILTFFKYLLLSYLFNFIGTQIVAYLLTYQVGLLQDVPWTTYFHQYAEGKVYQSFSTVFLKGIGANWLVCLGMFLGYASKDIIGKCIGIWIPVMLFVTLGYEHSIANMFFIPTAIYTGAEITWLDFLIKNLIPSTIGNFIGGAVFVGAAYWYLFIHENSKK is encoded by the coding sequence ATGGAAAACTATTATCAACCTCGTGAAACAACCTTGAATTTTGGTGCTTCTGCTTTAGTAAAAGTGAATAAGCCTTTATTAAAATTCTGCATTTTTTCTATTTTAGGAGGTGCATTTATTGCTTTTGGAGGTTTGTTGTCAGTCATGGTTTCAGGAGGAATGACAGGTGTTGGTGTTGATAACCCAGGGTTGGTTAAGTTTATGGCTGGGGCATTATTCCCTATTGGTTTAATAATGGTTTCTATTTCTGGGGCCTATTTATTTACGAGTGATTGTGCTGCTTTTACCATAGCAGGGTTAAAGAAGGAAGTATCAATTCTTACCTTTTTTAAGTACCTATTACTTTCTTATTTATTCAATTTTATAGGTACACAGATTGTAGCCTATTTACTAACCTATCAAGTGGGTTTACTCCAAGATGTACCTTGGACAACCTATTTCCATCAATATGCTGAAGGTAAGGTTTACCAAAGTTTCTCTACTGTATTTCTAAAAGGTATAGGAGCTAATTGGCTAGTTTGCCTAGGAATGTTCTTGGGGTATGCATCTAAAGATATTATAGGTAAATGTATAGGGATATGGATACCTGTAATGCTTTTTGTAACATTGGGCTATGAACACTCTATTGCCAATATGTTCTTTATTCCAACAGCTATCTATACAGGAGCAGAAATCACCTGGCTAGATTTCCTTATTAAAAATTTAATACCTAGTACTATAGGGAATTTTATTGGAGGAGCCGTATTTGTAGGGGCAGCTTATTGGTATCTCTTTATTCATGAAAATTCAAAAAAGTGA